A window of the Corynebacterium minutissimum genome harbors these coding sequences:
- a CDS encoding HNH endonuclease signature motif containing protein, translated as MSTTTILPDAFFSITNPHNPHAVARSIARKATYQAWLSGKPQLEDDIDTTALSLVNTWALTEGHIKAGLRALHRLDTLPKVKALQEEHYVLDIESLIAIDQPMSALAGPTTATLTLIDGMLADYFTPTKPNQAFPTRAQIRRKVRDLCKALDDTIAYRDTRPKDTYTFYSNGTTAWLELGVDENTGIKLDAFIRKTAAHKGLSLTEAVKKLLSGEITPPTTVILNTYRACDVDNAPTYIEGFGWKATPMPHDKQRDLTKPSEETDSYRPSVGMRKEVEGRDGTCRIDGCTEPAHHTQLDHRHNYADGGATHPSNLACLCQKHHNMKTDGTLHYLLDPNSGDIIWLFQNGTWCITEPEGPLAPKQKRWAQTVGQHITTTRTRIREQAQRLKQALDDYHKQQQTQAEETAETETTAQTGENTDTTDDIPF; from the coding sequence ATGAGCACCACCACCATCCTGCCGGACGCCTTCTTTAGTATTACCAACCCTCATAACCCACACGCTGTTGCCCGCAGCATTGCCAGGAAAGCCACCTACCAGGCCTGGCTTAGTGGCAAACCCCAACTTGAAGACGATATCGACACCACAGCACTCAGCCTCGTCAACACCTGGGCACTAACCGAAGGACACATCAAAGCAGGACTCAGAGCCCTCCACCGCCTGGATACCCTGCCGAAAGTCAAGGCCTTACAAGAAGAGCACTATGTGCTTGATATCGAATCCCTTATCGCTATTGACCAACCCATGTCAGCCCTTGCCGGGCCTACTACTGCCACACTAACGCTCATTGATGGCATGCTGGCAGACTATTTCACCCCCACCAAACCCAACCAGGCCTTTCCTACCCGCGCCCAAATTCGCCGCAAAGTCCGCGACTTATGCAAAGCACTCGATGACACCATCGCCTATCGGGACACCCGCCCGAAAGACACCTACACGTTCTACTCCAACGGCACTACAGCGTGGCTTGAACTTGGAGTCGATGAGAACACCGGCATCAAACTCGATGCCTTCATCCGCAAAACCGCCGCCCATAAAGGCCTAAGCCTTACCGAGGCCGTAAAGAAACTTCTCAGCGGTGAAATCACCCCACCGACAACCGTTATCCTCAATACTTATAGAGCCTGCGATGTTGACAACGCCCCAACCTACATTGAGGGCTTTGGGTGGAAAGCCACCCCCATGCCACACGATAAACAACGCGACCTGACAAAACCTAGCGAGGAAACAGATTCCTATCGCCCAAGTGTAGGAATGCGCAAAGAAGTCGAAGGAAGAGACGGCACCTGCCGCATCGACGGATGCACTGAACCAGCCCACCACACCCAACTAGACCACCGGCACAACTATGCCGACGGTGGTGCCACTCACCCCAGTAACCTGGCGTGTTTGTGCCAGAAGCATCACAACATGAAAACCGATGGCACTCTTCACTACCTTCTGGACCCAAATAGCGGGGATATCATCTGGCTATTTCAAAACGGCACCTGGTGCATCACCGAACCAGAAGGACCCCTAGCACCTAAACAAAAACGCTGGGCCCAAACCGTCGGCCAACACATCACCACCACCCGCACACGCATAAGAGAACAAGCCCAAAGACTCAAACAAGCCCTCGACGACTACCACAAACAACAACAAACCCAAGCAGAAGAAACAGCAGAAACCGAAACCACAGCCCAAACCGGCGAAAACACCGACACCACCGACGACATCCCCTTCTAA
- a CDS encoding DDE-type integrase/transposase/recombinase: MAIPLHKRRKVADFDPVRDGKTVTQFCKELGISRQTYHNIKSRIAQKGRAGIVPDSTAPKNPIKKFNEADKIAVVHARQELMEQGLDYGPWSIYYFLFDTVGPDSTPSRSTIASWLHELGFVDANARKRPRSSYKRFARDLVGELWQIDGLVYRLFDHAHTHVTIYQIIDDASRFDVGTTAFALPENGTDARAALAAAFAAYGKPQEILSDNGDAFATYHRGFLSATETWLASQGVLAIAGFAPTTQGKDERSHRTLTQFLDARHPVCLAEVNTYLAEYRQVYNERRRHQSLLVGKMHITPRQAFDTFPKAPSPTHPLDPEQVWARVVAYNQAHNPHAVSEMLNGPAEAATSHEACTDDMAALQGIPPTDTPTLTAPTTNSTNHWGIPDQLCVSKDGVVRVCGFGLYIGLRFKNRRLYSTVTAENVAEFYTAHDGEFLFSVPLPITLSHRPPGGQININLVEGMKHRQPPRMNPKLSKPRPKRRPQP; this comes from the coding sequence ATGGCTATTCCATTGCATAAGCGTAGAAAGGTCGCAGATTTCGATCCCGTTCGTGACGGCAAGACGGTCACACAGTTTTGCAAAGAATTAGGAATCTCGCGGCAGACGTACCACAACATCAAAAGCCGGATAGCGCAGAAGGGTCGCGCAGGTATTGTGCCTGATTCGACTGCCCCGAAGAATCCGATTAAGAAATTTAACGAGGCCGATAAAATCGCAGTCGTCCACGCCAGGCAGGAGTTGATGGAGCAAGGCTTGGATTATGGGCCTTGGTCGATCTACTACTTCTTGTTTGACACTGTAGGCCCAGATTCCACACCGTCGCGTTCTACAATCGCCTCGTGGCTTCATGAGCTGGGATTTGTTGATGCCAATGCCCGCAAACGGCCACGCAGCTCCTATAAGCGCTTCGCCCGTGATCTCGTCGGTGAACTCTGGCAAATCGATGGACTGGTCTACCGCCTCTTTGACCATGCCCACACACATGTCACGATTTACCAGATTATCGATGATGCCAGCAGATTCGATGTCGGAACCACAGCGTTCGCTCTGCCAGAAAACGGTACTGATGCCCGCGCCGCACTGGCCGCAGCGTTCGCCGCCTACGGCAAACCTCAAGAAATCCTTTCCGACAATGGCGATGCGTTCGCCACCTATCACCGTGGTTTTCTCTCTGCTACTGAAACTTGGCTCGCTAGCCAAGGTGTACTTGCTATTGCTGGTTTCGCCCCGACAACCCAGGGAAAAGACGAACGCTCTCACCGCACGTTGACCCAGTTCCTCGATGCACGCCACCCAGTTTGCCTTGCTGAGGTCAACACATATCTGGCTGAATATCGCCAGGTCTACAACGAACGACGACGGCACCAATCACTGCTGGTCGGCAAAATGCACATCACACCACGCCAGGCCTTCGATACCTTCCCCAAGGCACCATCACCTACACATCCACTCGATCCCGAGCAGGTCTGGGCCCGCGTAGTCGCCTATAACCAAGCGCACAATCCACACGCTGTATCCGAAATGCTAAACGGCCCCGCGGAAGCGGCAACTTCACACGAGGCCTGCACCGATGACATGGCAGCTTTGCAAGGCATACCTCCCACCGATACCCCCACACTAACGGCGCCGACGACAAATTCAACAAACCATTGGGGTATCCCAGACCAGCTCTGCGTAAGCAAAGACGGCGTTGTACGCGTGTGCGGCTTCGGTCTCTACATTGGTCTGAGGTTTAAAAACCGCAGACTCTACTCCACAGTCACAGCCGAAAACGTTGCGGAGTTCTACACGGCCCATGACGGTGAATTCCTCTTCAGCGTGCCCCTGCCGATCACGTTGAGCCACAGACCACCAGGTGGCCAGATCAACATCAACCTCGTTGAAGGAATGAAACACCGCCAACCACCACGGATGAACCCGAAACTATCCAAACCCCGGCCGAAACGCAGGCCACAACCATAA
- a CDS encoding DHA2 family efflux MFS transporter permease subunit, which yields MNQPVALPPESQAWRAMAALSLGFFISLLDQTMIAVALPDVRREFNAGVNQVLWVSAIYLLAVVVPLLFTGRLGDIYGQKRMFQLGVGLFGIGALLCALAPNVEFLIAARAVQGFGASIQMPQTMAVINRVFARERRGRALGVWGIVGSVASLAGPLMGGFVVAAFGWQAVFWVHVPFVIAAIVLAALWVPSLPTTARKIDYVSVAASFVALSFLVFAVQQGPETGWPWWIWALLGVGLVGIAVFVRLQKRSREPLIPLELFADRNYSAGSVAIVAMGFMAASMMIPIMMWLQGSQGLSARDAGLVVTPMALVSLCVSPLAGILADKLDPRRLATTGFGILIATFISLWFLMRADVTAWWLALPCAALGAGQSFIWGSNAATTMRDIEPQLMGAASGVYNTSRQVGSVIGVAAVSAVMQVAGAANSLIIIVMMLAVGWGASLFFRDTLHAVTEPAQL from the coding sequence ATGAATCAACCCGTTGCGCTACCGCCTGAAAGCCAAGCTTGGCGCGCTATGGCCGCGCTGTCCCTGGGATTTTTCATTTCTCTGCTGGACCAGACAATGATTGCCGTTGCGCTTCCCGACGTCCGTCGTGAGTTCAACGCTGGAGTCAATCAGGTGCTGTGGGTGTCTGCTATCTACTTGCTGGCTGTTGTAGTGCCCTTGCTGTTTACCGGCAGGCTCGGGGATATTTACGGACAAAAACGTATGTTCCAGCTCGGCGTAGGTCTCTTTGGCATCGGAGCTCTCCTGTGCGCGCTAGCGCCTAACGTGGAGTTTCTCATTGCGGCTCGCGCGGTTCAGGGCTTCGGAGCTTCCATTCAGATGCCGCAGACTATGGCGGTGATTAACCGGGTCTTTGCTCGTGAGCGGCGCGGTCGTGCGCTCGGCGTCTGGGGAATTGTGGGCTCGGTAGCGTCTTTGGCAGGGCCCTTGATGGGTGGGTTCGTTGTTGCCGCCTTTGGCTGGCAGGCAGTCTTCTGGGTTCACGTCCCCTTTGTTATCGCGGCGATTGTGCTGGCAGCGCTGTGGGTTCCGTCGCTGCCAACGACGGCAAGGAAGATTGATTACGTTTCAGTGGCGGCGTCATTTGTTGCGTTGAGCTTTCTTGTCTTTGCCGTCCAACAGGGCCCAGAGACAGGCTGGCCGTGGTGGATCTGGGCGCTCCTTGGCGTAGGTCTCGTCGGCATCGCGGTCTTCGTCCGACTGCAAAAGCGCAGCCGCGAACCCTTGATTCCGCTCGAGCTATTCGCAGACCGTAACTATTCTGCGGGCTCGGTCGCAATTGTGGCGATGGGATTTATGGCAGCGTCGATGATGATTCCCATCATGATGTGGCTGCAGGGCTCGCAAGGGCTATCCGCACGGGATGCGGGCCTCGTGGTGACACCTATGGCGCTAGTGTCGTTGTGCGTATCGCCCTTGGCAGGGATCCTTGCGGACAAGCTGGATCCACGGCGTCTGGCAACCACCGGCTTTGGAATTCTAATAGCCACGTTTATCTCATTGTGGTTCCTTATGCGCGCTGATGTCACCGCGTGGTGGTTGGCCCTGCCATGCGCGGCGTTGGGGGCAGGGCAGTCCTTTATTTGGGGATCTAATGCAGCCACTACCATGCGAGACATCGAGCCACAGCTCATGGGAGCGGCATCGGGCGTGTACAACACGTCGCGCCAAGTAGGCTCCGTCATTGGCGTCGCGGCGGTCTCAGCCGTGATGCAGGTGGCCGGCGCTGCGAATTCCCTCATCATCATTGTGATGATGCTGGCAGTAGGGTGGGGCGCGTCACTCTTCTTCCGAGACACCCTGCATGCGGTTACGGAACCTGCACAGCTATAG
- a CDS encoding ATP-dependent 6-phosphofructokinase, producing the protein MRLAVLTSGGDCPGLNAVIRAVVRTASNEFGDTVVGYEDGWVGLMEDRRRDLYDDAEIDRILLRGGTILGTGRLHPDKFKAGLDTIKANMADAEVDALIAIGGEGTLKGAKWLSDNGIPVVGVPKTIDNDVNATDYTFGFDTAVSVATDAIDRLHTTAESHDRILIVEVMGRHVGWIALHAGMAGGAHYTVIPEVPFDIADITKAMERRFQMGEKYGIICVAEGALPKEGTMDFEEGGVDQFGHQTFNGIGQVIGDEIKKRTGYDVRTTVLGHIQRGGTPTAYDRVLATRYGTHAARAAHNGESGMCVALHGENIDLVPLEEAVGKLKVVPEKRYANAQALFG; encoded by the coding sequence ATGCGTCTTGCTGTACTGACATCCGGTGGTGATTGCCCCGGTCTAAATGCTGTTATCCGCGCGGTCGTTCGTACCGCATCTAACGAATTTGGCGATACGGTCGTCGGCTACGAGGACGGCTGGGTTGGTCTCATGGAGGACCGTCGTCGGGACCTTTATGATGATGCAGAGATTGACCGCATTCTTCTACGCGGTGGCACCATCCTCGGTACGGGCCGACTGCACCCAGACAAGTTCAAGGCGGGTCTGGATACCATCAAGGCAAATATGGCCGACGCCGAAGTTGACGCGCTCATCGCCATCGGCGGTGAGGGAACCCTCAAGGGTGCCAAGTGGCTTTCTGACAACGGAATTCCAGTTGTGGGCGTGCCGAAGACCATTGACAATGACGTCAACGCAACGGACTACACCTTCGGCTTCGACACTGCGGTCTCCGTAGCAACCGACGCCATCGATCGTCTTCACACTACGGCGGAGTCCCACGACCGTATTCTCATCGTTGAGGTCATGGGCCGTCACGTGGGCTGGATTGCGCTGCATGCAGGTATGGCCGGCGGTGCACACTACACGGTGATTCCTGAGGTGCCTTTCGATATTGCTGATATCACCAAGGCCATGGAACGCCGTTTCCAGATGGGGGAGAAGTACGGCATCATCTGTGTCGCGGAAGGTGCCCTTCCCAAGGAAGGCACGATGGATTTCGAAGAAGGCGGTGTCGACCAGTTCGGTCACCAGACCTTCAACGGTATTGGCCAAGTCATCGGCGATGAGATTAAGAAGCGCACGGGCTATGACGTGCGTACCACGGTCCTTGGCCACATCCAGCGCGGTGGTACGCCGACAGCCTATGACCGCGTCCTCGCTACCCGCTACGGCACCCACGCTGCACGCGCGGCCCACAACGGTGAGTCTGGAATGTGTGTGGCCCTGCACGGAGAGAATATTGATTTGGTGCCGCTCGAAGAGGCCGTGGGCAAGCTCAAAGTGGTCCCAGAAAAGCGCTACGCCAACGCGCAGGCCCTGTTCGGTTAA
- a CDS encoding aspartate:alanine exchanger family transporter, whose product MTSVLAYFADQPVLLVFLLIGVGMALGGIKTKGISLGAAAVLFLGIAFSATASAAGVEASVPPILGMFGLVLFAFGIGNNSGVSFFKSLKTATGPVLSMIAVFLVAAIAAWGLGTFVFELPLATIAGTFAGAVTNTPALAAASEATGDPGAATVGYAVSYLFGVIGMLVATVVVLRDAGNDDDTLSPVTRQHMQLQRETSIAEIADIGNGEIQVTRLRRVGSNDIVIPKYFDVLHPGDVVTLVGAPEDLDNIIERSGRESPQILNDDRHDLDFRRITISEHNLAGQTIAELNNQLSDRWGARISRVRRADNDQVAIPEHIVELGDRVRVVGRQSAMREISKFLGDSSQGLTDINPVSLGLGLALGIFLGHIDIPIPGGSSFNLGAAAGVLIVALVMARIGRIGSTVTALPHSANTILAELGLLLFLAQAGTNAGSEIASAFTGGSWWKILLLGVIVTTIVATGYAFVLRRFLHVGATKTAGALAGAQTQPAVLAFVNNRTNTDQRVALGYAMVYPAAMIAKILVTHGLTVLG is encoded by the coding sequence ATGACGAGCGTCCTCGCTTATTTTGCTGATCAACCCGTCCTGTTGGTCTTTCTGCTCATTGGTGTCGGCATGGCCCTCGGCGGCATCAAGACCAAGGGCATCAGCCTCGGCGCGGCAGCCGTGCTCTTTTTGGGCATCGCCTTTTCGGCAACGGCCTCGGCAGCTGGAGTGGAAGCATCGGTGCCGCCGATTCTGGGCATGTTCGGCCTTGTGTTGTTTGCCTTCGGAATTGGTAACAATTCCGGAGTGTCCTTCTTCAAATCCCTGAAGACGGCCACGGGGCCAGTGTTGTCCATGATTGCCGTGTTCCTCGTCGCTGCAATCGCCGCGTGGGGCTTGGGAACATTCGTCTTTGAGCTTCCCCTCGCCACGATTGCCGGCACGTTTGCCGGTGCCGTGACGAATACCCCGGCACTGGCAGCGGCGTCGGAAGCCACGGGCGATCCTGGTGCTGCGACCGTGGGTTATGCGGTTTCCTACCTGTTTGGTGTTATCGGCATGCTGGTTGCGACAGTCGTCGTGCTTCGGGATGCCGGCAATGACGACGACACCCTTTCACCGGTGACCCGCCAGCACATGCAGCTGCAGCGTGAAACGTCGATCGCCGAAATTGCGGACATTGGCAATGGGGAAATCCAGGTCACTCGTCTGCGTCGCGTCGGCAGCAATGACATTGTTATCCCCAAGTACTTTGATGTACTGCATCCAGGAGACGTCGTGACGCTGGTGGGCGCACCGGAGGACCTTGACAACATTATTGAGCGCTCCGGACGTGAGTCCCCACAGATTCTCAACGACGACCGCCATGACCTTGATTTTCGCCGCATCACCATTTCTGAGCACAATCTTGCTGGGCAGACCATCGCGGAACTCAATAACCAACTTTCTGATAGATGGGGAGCACGCATCTCCCGTGTCCGCCGAGCTGACAATGACCAGGTAGCTATCCCCGAGCACATCGTGGAACTGGGCGACCGCGTGCGTGTGGTCGGCCGCCAGAGTGCTATGCGGGAAATTTCTAAGTTTCTAGGTGATTCTTCCCAGGGATTGACCGACATCAACCCTGTTTCCCTTGGCTTGGGCCTTGCTTTGGGTATTTTCCTGGGCCACATCGACATTCCGATTCCGGGCGGATCTTCTTTCAATCTGGGTGCTGCGGCAGGAGTGCTCATCGTGGCACTCGTGATGGCGCGCATCGGGCGCATTGGTAGCACGGTGACGGCCTTGCCGCACTCCGCAAACACCATCTTGGCGGAACTGGGGCTCTTGCTGTTCCTAGCCCAGGCAGGCACGAATGCCGGTAGTGAGATTGCCAGCGCCTTTACCGGTGGTTCATGGTGGAAGATTCTTCTGCTCGGCGTTATTGTCACCACCATTGTGGCGACAGGGTATGCCTTTGTCCTGCGGAGGTTCTTGCACGTTGGAGCCACCAAGACTGCCGGCGCACTGGCAGGTGCGCAAACGCAGCCGGCAGTGCTGGCCTTTGTCAACAATCGCACCAATACTGACCAGCGCGTAGCACTGGGCTACGCCATGGTGTACCCGGCGGCAATGATTGCCAAGATTCTCGTCACGCATGGCCTCACCGTCTTGGGCTAG
- the gatB gene encoding Asp-tRNA(Asn)/Glu-tRNA(Gln) amidotransferase subunit GatB → MTAAMYDLMDYDEVLEKFEPVMGMEVHVELNTETKMFSTSPTNFNAAPNSNVDPVSLGLPGALPVVNSKGVEGAIKIGLALNCSIAESSRFARKNYFYPDQPKNYQISQYDEPIAYDGYLDVVLDDGTEWRVEIERAHMEEDTGKLTHLGGADGRIHGATTSLVDCNRAGIPLIEIVTKPIIGAGERAPEVARAYVSALRELVAALGVSDARMDQGSMRVDSNVSLRPVGQEEFGTRTETKNINSLRSVEQAVRFEMQRQAQVLVDGGEIVQETRHYQETDGSTSKGRPKETAEDYRYFNDPDLPPVIVSREWVEEIRQTLPEMPWIRRARIQEEWGLKDEEMRDLVNAGALDLIIETVEAGTSPDEARSWWVSYLTGKANEAGVELTALNITPAQVARVVELVKEGKLTTKLARQAVDGVLEGEGDVDEVVAKRGLEVVRDDGAIEKAVDEALAANPDIVEKYKAGNKKVTGAIVGAVMKATQGKADPGQVNQLIAKKLS, encoded by the coding sequence ATGACTGCTGCGATGTATGACCTGATGGACTATGACGAGGTCCTAGAAAAGTTCGAACCCGTTATGGGCATGGAAGTCCACGTGGAGCTCAACACGGAGACCAAGATGTTCTCCACTTCGCCCACGAACTTCAACGCAGCCCCCAATTCCAACGTTGACCCGGTGTCCCTCGGACTGCCCGGTGCCCTTCCTGTGGTCAACTCCAAAGGTGTGGAAGGCGCTATCAAGATTGGCCTCGCGCTGAACTGCTCCATCGCGGAGTCTTCGCGCTTTGCCCGCAAGAACTACTTCTACCCGGACCAGCCGAAGAACTACCAGATTTCCCAGTACGATGAGCCGATTGCGTACGACGGTTACCTGGACGTCGTCTTGGACGACGGCACTGAGTGGCGCGTAGAGATTGAGCGCGCCCACATGGAGGAAGACACCGGCAAGCTGACCCACCTGGGCGGTGCGGATGGTCGTATTCACGGCGCCACGACGTCGCTGGTGGATTGCAACCGCGCAGGTATTCCGCTCATTGAGATCGTGACGAAGCCGATTATTGGCGCCGGAGAGCGTGCCCCCGAGGTAGCCCGCGCTTACGTGTCTGCACTGCGCGAGCTCGTGGCGGCTTTGGGCGTGTCCGATGCCCGCATGGACCAGGGCTCGATGCGCGTGGACTCCAACGTGTCGCTGCGCCCGGTGGGCCAGGAGGAGTTCGGTACCCGCACCGAAACCAAGAACATCAACTCGCTGCGCTCGGTAGAGCAGGCGGTTCGTTTCGAGATGCAGCGCCAGGCGCAGGTGCTTGTCGACGGCGGAGAGATCGTCCAGGAAACACGCCACTACCAGGAAACGGACGGCTCCACGTCGAAGGGCCGCCCGAAAGAGACTGCGGAAGATTACCGCTACTTCAATGATCCTGACCTGCCGCCGGTCATCGTGTCCCGCGAGTGGGTTGAGGAGATCCGCCAGACCCTGCCGGAGATGCCGTGGATTCGCCGCGCTCGTATCCAGGAAGAGTGGGGGCTAAAGGATGAGGAAATGCGTGACCTGGTCAACGCAGGCGCACTTGACCTCATCATCGAAACCGTGGAAGCCGGCACCTCTCCGGATGAGGCGCGCTCCTGGTGGGTTTCTTACCTCACCGGTAAGGCCAACGAGGCAGGCGTAGAGCTTACCGCACTCAACATCACCCCGGCCCAGGTTGCCCGCGTGGTCGAGCTGGTCAAGGAAGGCAAGCTCACCACCAAGCTGGCCCGCCAAGCGGTCGACGGTGTACTGGAAGGTGAGGGTGACGTCGATGAGGTCGTCGCCAAGCGTGGCCTCGAAGTCGTGCGTGACGACGGCGCCATTGAGAAGGCCGTCGACGAGGCGCTTGCTGCCAATCCCGACATCGTGGAGAAGTACAAGGCCGGTAACAAGAAGGTGACCGGCGCCATTGTCGGTGCCGTCATGAAGGCTACGCAGGGCAAGGCAGACCCGGGCCAGGTCAACCAGCTCATCGCTAAGAAGCTCTCCTAG
- a CDS encoding NAD(P)-dependent alcohol dehydrogenase, which yields MTIRAKALQKTGPNEPYKVVTIERRDPRADDVVIDIKAAGICHSDIHTIRNEWGEAHFPLTVGHEIAGVVSAVGEDVTKFQVGDRVGVGCMVNSCGECEQCQAGMEQNCLNGNVGTYNSKDVDGTITQGGYSEKVVVNENFVLRIPDSLDFGVAAPLLCAGITTYSPLARWDVKEGQKVAIVGLGGLGHMGVQIAAAKGADVTVISRTTRKAEDAKKLGATRLLATTEEEDFFRNHRGEFDLILSTISAEYDLEDYLRLLKPRGIMSVVGLPPEALSLRLNRLVGGGKVLTGNNIGGIAETQEMLDFCAKHNLGAVIEKVSVDEVDAAYDRVVAGDVKFRCVIDTATFADHQG from the coding sequence ATGACTATTAGAGCGAAAGCACTACAGAAAACCGGCCCAAACGAACCCTACAAGGTCGTAACGATTGAGCGCCGCGACCCGCGCGCCGATGACGTCGTCATCGACATTAAGGCGGCCGGTATCTGCCACTCGGATATTCACACCATCCGCAACGAGTGGGGCGAGGCGCACTTTCCCCTCACCGTTGGCCATGAGATTGCCGGCGTGGTGTCCGCCGTGGGGGAGGACGTCACCAAATTCCAGGTCGGTGACCGCGTTGGTGTCGGCTGTATGGTCAATTCCTGCGGCGAGTGCGAGCAGTGCCAGGCCGGGATGGAGCAAAACTGCCTGAACGGCAATGTTGGCACGTATAACTCCAAGGATGTTGATGGCACCATTACGCAGGGTGGCTACTCCGAGAAGGTCGTCGTCAACGAGAACTTTGTTCTCCGCATCCCAGATTCCCTTGACTTTGGCGTAGCGGCGCCGCTGCTGTGCGCTGGTATCACCACCTACTCGCCGCTGGCTCGCTGGGACGTCAAGGAAGGCCAGAAGGTCGCTATCGTCGGACTTGGTGGACTGGGTCACATGGGCGTGCAGATCGCTGCCGCGAAGGGCGCGGATGTCACCGTGATCTCCCGTACCACGCGCAAGGCTGAGGATGCCAAGAAGCTAGGAGCTACCCGCCTGCTGGCCACCACGGAGGAAGAAGACTTCTTTAGGAACCACCGCGGCGAGTTTGACCTCATCTTGTCCACTATCTCCGCTGAGTATGACCTCGAAGACTACTTGCGTCTGCTCAAGCCGCGCGGCATCATGTCCGTCGTCGGCCTTCCGCCAGAAGCTCTCTCACTGCGCCTTAACCGTCTCGTCGGCGGCGGCAAGGTGCTCACCGGCAACAACATCGGTGGCATTGCAGAAACCCAAGAGATGCTGGACTTCTGCGCGAAGCATAATCTCGGCGCAGTCATCGAGAAGGTCAGCGTCGATGAGGTGGACGCCGCCTATGACCGCGTCGTGGCCGGTGACGTCAAGTTCCGCTGTGTCATTGATACTGCGACGTTTGCGGACCACCAAGGGTAG